GCCGGGCGCCGGGAGCACCGGCGCGAGGTCCAGCGCCGCGTCGGTCCGGACGTCGTGCACGGCGGTACGCACCGGCTCCCCGGCCGCGAACGGCACCAGGAGGTCGCCGGCGAACCGCGAGAGGTCGAACGCGTCGAGCCAGTAGCCGAGGCCCGAGTCCCGGCCGCGCCGGTAGCGCTCCGCCCGCGGGCGGTGGAACCCGTCCCCCGACGCCCGCAGCACCGGCCGGCCGAGCGCGGTCAACGCGGCGCCGAGCTCGTCGCCGAACTCGGTCTTGCCGGCCCCGTCCCGCCCGTCGATCCCGACCCGCACCCGCCCCGCCGGCACCCGCCGCGCGATCTCTGCCACCAACGCTGCGCGAGCCCGCCCGCCGGCCGCCGCCACTCGCTCGCCGGCCGCAGGCTCGGACGCCGCGCCGGCGGGAGCGCCGGCGGGAGGGGTGGCGGGAGGGGTGGCGCGGCTCAGGTGCCGGCCGCCGGGACCCAGCGGCCGGGTGTGGAGCGGATCGCCCGCGCCAGCCGCGGCATCGGCGCCAGCGTCGAGTGCCCGCGCCGGCAGCGCAGGTCGAAGATCAGCTCCTCGAGGTTGCGCTGCACGAACTCGATCCGGTCCCGCATGCTGTCCCACTGCTCGAGTTGCTTCAGCAGCACGGCCCCGGCGGTGGGCTGCAGCCTCCGGCCGTCCGGGGCGGTCAGCTCCAGGCTCCCCGACAGCGGCCGGTACGCCGCCGCCGCCAGGATGTCCCCGCAGGCGGGGCAGGTCACCTGCTTGTCGATCTCCCGCCGTACGGCCAAGCGCATGCCGAAAGCCTAGGTCGCGCTGTTCACCGGCGCAGCACGATTAGGTCTCAGAACGGTGGCCAGGGGATGGCGGGCCAGTCCCCCGACGGCTCGGGATAGCGGCGGTCCCGCAGCAGCCGGTCGACCCGGCGCCGCACCGCGACGACCTCGCGCCGGGTCAGCAGCGCCGACAGCCCGTCGTCCAGCGTGCCCTCCAGCAGCGCCCGGAACTCCGACAGCGCGTCGACGGCCTCCTCCGGAAGCGGGTCGCCGGCCCAGGACCACAGCACCGTCCGGAGCTTGTCCTGCTGGTGGAAGGACACCCCGTGGTCCACGCCGTACACGTGCCCGCCGACCATCGGGATCAGGTGGCCGCCCTTGCGGTCGGCGTTGTTGACGACCGCGTCGAAGAGCACCATCCGGCGCAGCGGGGGCAGGTCGTCGCGTACGAGCCGGGTCAGGTCGACGGTCTCGTCGCCGTCCATCCAGAGCTGGACCATGCCCTCGCCGTACGGGCCGTCGCGCAGGATGGTCGGCGGCACCACGTTCCAGCCCAGCGCGGTCGAGACGACGTACGCGGCGACCTCGCGCCCGGCCAGCGTCCCGTCCGGGAAGTCCCAGAGCGGCCGCTCGCCCCGGACCGGCTTGTAGACGCAAGCGGTGGTGACGCCGTCGCCGGTCAGCGCGCAGTAGAGCGTGGTGTTGCTCGCGTCGACCAGGCGGCCCTCGATGGACATCTCGCCGGTCCGCAGCAGCTCCAGCGCCTCGGACACGTCGAGCGTCACGGGTTGGTCGTCGGCCACGACTCCAGTCTGCCGGGTCCGTGTTTCACCCGCCGCCCCAGACCAGCCGGATCAGGGTCCCGGAGGCGGCCAGGGTGGGACGGATCAGGCCGCGGAGGCGCGGCGGTATCCGTTCTGCCGCGGGCAGATGTGCCCGTTCGCGTCCAGCGGCAGCCCGCACAGCGGGCACGGCGGCCGGCCGGCCGACACGACGCGGCGGGCCCGCTCCACGAACGCCCGGGCCTCGGCCGAGGTGATCCGGACCCGGAGCACGTCCGGCCCCTCCTCGACGTCCTCGAGGATGGTGGACTCGTCGGCGGGCTCGTCCCCGGCGGCCTGGGCCTCGACCACGACCAGCTCCGCGTCGCCGTCCCAGGCCAGCCCCATCGCGCCGACCCGGAACTCCTCGTCGACGGGAGTGTCCAGCGGCTCGTTGTCGTCCCCGGGCGCCGCCGCCTCCGCGACCGCTACGCCGAGGCGCCGCTGGACCTCGCCCAGCAGCTCCTCCAGCCGGTCGGCCAGCAGCGAGACCTGTACCTTCTCCAGCGACACGCTCACGGTCCGGCCGGAGCCGGAAGCCTGCAGGAAGAAGGTGCGGTCGCCGGGCTGGCCCACGGTCCCGGCGACGAACCGGGCAGGGCGATCGAAGAGGTGAACCTGTCGTGGCATCGACACAACAGTCTACTCCGGGTGATCAGCCGGGTCCCGCGCCGCCGCCGACCACGGCGTCCGCGGAGGCCTTCTTCCGGCGCCGCTTCTTCGGCGGCGGCAGCAGCGCGGCGACGTCTCCCCCGGTGTCGTTCACCCGCAGCACGAACGGCCTGGTCTCGGTGTAGCGGACCACCGAGACCGAGCACGGGTCGACCACGATCCGCTGGAAGAGGTCGAGGTGCAGGCCGAGCGCGTCGGCCAGCAGCGACTTGATGATGTCGCCGTGGCTGCAGGCCACCCAGACCGCGTCCGGGCCCGCCGCGGCGGTGATCCGGGCGTCCCACTCCCGGACCGCGGCGACGGCCCGGGCCTGCGCGGCGGCCAGCGGCTCGCCCTCGCTGCCGGGGAACACGGCCGCCGACGGGTGCGCCTGCACGACCCGCCACATCGGCTCCTTGGCCAGCTCCTTCAGCGGCCGCCCGGTCCAGTCGCCGTAGCGGACCTCCGCCAGCCGCGGCTCGACCCGCGCCTCGACCGCACGGCCGGACAGGATCGCGGCGGCCGTCTCGGCGCAGCGCTCCAGCGGGCTGGTGACCACCGCGGCCAGCGGCACCGGGGCCAGCCGGGCCGCCACCGCCGCGGCCTGGGCCCGGCCGCGTTCGTCGAGGTGGACGCCCGGCGTGTGGCCGGCCAGCACCGGCCCGGTCATCGCGGTCAGCCCGTGCCGGACGAACAGGACGGTGGACACGGCGTCACTCTAGAGTGCTGATCCGCGTCGACCGGGGTAGGCAATCCTCGTGGCCGAGGACGAGAGCACCGGGACCGTCATCACGGCGCTGGTCGCCAACCTGGCCATCGCGGTGGCGAAGATCACCGCCGGGCTGATCGGCGGCTCGTCCGCGATGCTGGCCGAGGGTGCGCACTCGGTCGCCGACACGACCAACCAGGTCTTCCTGCTGACCTCGCTGCGGCTGTCCCGCAAGGCTCCGGACGACGCCCACCCCTTCGGCTACGGCAAGGAGCGGTTCTTCTGGTCGCTGCTGGCGGCGGTCGGGATCTTCGTCTCCGGTGCGGTCTTCTCCATCTACGAGGGCGTGCACGGGTTGCTCTCGGGCGAGTCCGAGGTGGCCGGCTACCTGCTGTCGTACGGGGTGCTGTTCGTCTCCTTCCTGGCCGAGGGCACCTCCTGGCTCAAGGCCGTCCGGCAGCTGCGCGGTGAGGCCGGGCAGGCCGGGCGCGGGTTGCTGGAGCACGTCCGGCTGTCCTCCGACCCGACCGTGAAGACGGTGTTCTCCGAGGACACCGCCGCGCTGGTCGGCCTGGTGCTGGCCGCCGCCGGGCTGGCCCTGCACCAGGTGACCGGCCAGGCGTTCTGGGACGCGACCGCGGCGATCGCGATCGGCGTCCTGCTGGCCGTGGTCGCGTACGTGCTGGGTCGCGACACCAAGGAGATGCTCATCGGCGAGTCCGCCCCCGCGCCCGTCCGGGAGGGGATCCGAGCCGCGCTGGCCGGGCATCCCGAGGTGGAGCGGGTGGTCGAGGTCCGGACCATGCTGCTCGGCCCGGAGAGCCTGCTGGTCGCGGCTCGGCTGGACATGGACGACGCGCTCGGCGCGGCCGACGTCGAGGACCGCACCGACGAGATCGCGTCCGACCTGCAGGAGCGGTTCCCGCAGGTGCGCGAGGTCTACCTGGACGTCACGTCCCGGGACGGGACTCAGGTGGCCGAGACGGCTCCGGACGCGAGCAGCGCCAGCAGCACGACCCCGAGGGCGACCCGGTAGATGATGAACGACGTGTACGTGTGCCGCGCGACGAAGCGCAGCAGCCAGGCCACCGAGAAGTAGGCGACGACGAAGCTGACCACGGTCGCCACCGCCGTGGCCGGCCAGCCGACCCCGGTGGAGATGTCGCCGGCCGCGGTCACCCCCTGCAGCACCCCGGCCGCGGTCAGCGCCGGCACCGAGAGCATGAACGACAGGCGGGTCACCGCGACCCGGTCGATCCCGCGCAGCAGGCCGGCCGTCATCGTCGCCCCGGACCGGGACACGCCCGGCACCAGCGCCAGGCACTGGGCCAGCCCGACGATGAGCGTGTCCTTCCAGGTGATGTCGTTCTCGTGGCGTTTCTGGCTGCCGGTGCGGTCCGCGTAGAGCATCGGCCCGCTCCAGATGATCAACGCGGTGCCGACGAACCAGAGGCTGCGGAACGTGGTCTCGATCTGGTCCTGGAACAGCAGCCCGGCGATCCCGATCGGGATCGAGCCGAGCACCACGGCCCAGCCGAACTTCCAGTCCGGGTCGGCCCGCCAGCCCTGCCGGAACAGCCCGCGGATGATCGCGAACACGATCCGGCGGAACTCGTCGCGCAGGTAGATCAGCGTGGCCAGCACCGCGCCGGTCTGGATGATCGCGGTGAACGCGGTTACGTCCAGCGCGTCGACCTGGTAGCCGAGCAGTCGCTCCAGGATCGTCAGGTGGCCCGTGCTGGACACGGGCAGGAACTCGGTGAGGCCCTCGACGACGCCGAAGAGGACCGCGGAGACGAGGTTCACGCGAGCCCGGCGCGCTCGACGGCGCCGACCAGGGCGCGCAGCGCGTCGATCCGCTGCTCCACGGTCTCCCCGTACGGCGCGGCCGAGACCGTCGTGACGCCCGCCTCGGCCAGCTCGACCAGCCGGTCGGCGATCCGTTCCTCCGGTCCCAGCAGCGAGGTCCGGTCCACGAACTCGTACGGGACCGCCACGGCCGCCTCCCGGTGCTTGCGGTCCAGGTACAGGTCCTGGACCTCGCGGGCCTGCGCCTCGAAGCCCATCCGGCGGGCGATGTTGTTGTAGAAGTTCTTCTCCCGCGAGCCCATGCCGCCGACGTAGAGGGCGGCGTAGCCGCGCACGGGGTCGGCGCAGCGCTCCGGGTCGGGCCCGACCGAGAGCGGGACGGTCGGCACCACGTCGAAGTCCTCCAGGGTGTGCCCGGGTCGGCCGGCCTTCAGCGGCTCGAGGAAGTCGGCGGCCCGCTCGGCGGCGAAGAACAGCAGCAGCGCGCCGTCGGCGATCTCGCCGGCCAGCTCCAGGTTCCTGGGCCCCACCGCGGCCAGATAGACCGGCACGTCCGCGCGGATGGGGTGGATGATCATCTTCAGTGCCTTGCCGGGTCCGTCGGGCAGCGGCAACGTGTAGTGCTCGCCGTCGTACGCGAGCGTCTCCCGGCGCAGCGCCTTACGGACGATCTCGACGTACTCGCGGGTGCGGCCGAGCGGCTTGTCGAAGCGCACCCCGTGCCAGCCCTCGGAGACCTGCGGGCCGGACACCCCGAGGCCGAGCCGGAACCGGCCGCCGGACAGGGCATCGAGGGTGGCCGCGGTCATCGCGGTCATGGCCGGTGTCCGGGCCGGGATCTGCATGACCGCGCTGCCGATGTCCACCCGCCCGGTCTTCGCGGCCAGGTAGCCGAGCACGGAGACGACGTCGGAGCCCCAGGCCTCGGCGGCCCAGACGACGGCGAACCCGAGCCGATCGGCCTCCTCGGCCAGGGCCAGGTTGGCCTCGTCGTTCCCGCCGCCCCAGTAGCCGAGGTTCAGTCCCAGACGCACCGCCAGACCCTAGGGCATGTCTCTCAACTGGCTGGCGGCGCCGGTGACGCTCGGACGACGACCGGCCGCGTTGGCGAAGCCGACCGATACGACGCCGGTATCGGCCGACTCCGCCGCCTTGCCCTGCGCCGCCCGCGCGAAGCGCCCTGGCAGCTGGGACGCCACCGCCAGCCACCGCCAGCCACGAGACAGCCCTGGCGGGACAGTCCGTGCACGCACGGTAGGTTGCCCGCTCATGGAGCAGCGCCCGGTCGGCCGCAGCGGCCTGGTCGTGTCCCGGCTGGGTCTCGGCACGGCCACCTGGGGACGCGACACCGATCCCGACGACGCCGCCGCGCAGCTGGTCGCCTTCCGGGAGGCCGGCGGCACCCTGCTCGACATCGGCCCCTGGTACGTCTGCGAGCAGGCCGAGCCGCTCATCGGCCGGCTGCTGCAGGACGTGGTCCCGCGCGACGAGCTGGTGCTGGCGGTGAAGTCCGGCGGGCCGATCGGCCCGGGCGCGGCCGCTCGCGGGCTGTCCCGCGGCGGCCTGCTGTCCGCGCTGGACAACTCGATGATGCGGCTGGGCGTGGACTCGGTCGACCTCTGGCAGCTGCACGGCTGGGACGAGCGGGTCCCGATGGAGGAGGTCCTCTCCGCGGTCGACGTGGCCGTGACCAGCGGCCGGGCCCGGTACGCGGGCGTGTCCAACCTGCCCGGCTGGCGCACCGCGGCGGCCGCGGCCTGGCAGCGGGCCTGGCCGGCCCGGGCCCCGCTCTCGGCCACCCAGGTCGAGTACTCGCTGCTGGAGCGGGGCGTGGAGCGCGAGGTGCTGCCGGCCTGCGACTGGGCCGGGCTGGGCGTGCTGGCGTACTCGCCGCTGGGGCGCGGGGTGCTGACCGGCAAGTACCGGCACGGGGTGCCCTCGGACTCGCGGGCCGCCTCCCCGCACCTGCGCGACTTCGTCGGCCACCACCTGACCGACGCCGCGGCCCGGATCGTCGAGGCGGTCGCGACCGCGGCCGAGGGGCTCGGCACCTCCCCGCTGGCGGTCTCGCTGGCCTGGGTCCGGGACCGGGCCGGGGTGAGCTCCTCGATCCTCGGCGCGCGGACGGTCGGGCAGCTCTCGGGATCGCTCGCCGCGGACGCCACGGTTCTGCCGGCGGAGATCCGGCACGCCCTCGACGACGTCTCCGCTACCCCGTTCGCCTATCCAGAGCGTTAGGGAGCTAGCCCACTTGCATCCGTGCACGGCCGCGCCCGGATCTATTTCCGACTTCTGAAGTCGGATACCGAGCGGAGCTATGAAGCCTACTTCCGAGTACGTCGAGTACACGAAACACGATAGCAATAGCGCAGCCGGGTGACCAGGGCCACACTAGCGAGCCATTCCGCCTACATAGAGTGACTATCACTCGACCCGCGGCCACGGTCCGTGGCGAATTTGGACAATCCCGGTAAACGGTTCGTTAACGAAGGCGCGGAGTCGTTCCGCCGGACGCGTTTGTGCGGCACGGTCTTGCTCGTCTGCAAGGTCCGTTGACGGACAAAAACGGGTGGGGGGAAGTGACGGTGTCGACCGTCCAAGATGTGCTGTCCGCCGTGAACCGGTGGTTCGCCGAGACCCTCGGCAACGGCGGGTGGAAGGAAATGATGCCGCTCGGCATCGCCGGGATCGTGGTCTGGTCCCTCTGGATCTACCGGGCCGTGATGTCCCGGTTCGCCAAGCCGGTCGTGAACGACTTCCGCACCACCACCTCGGTGGTCGTGCCCTCGTTCCGCGAGGACCCGGACATCCTGCTGCGCTGCCTGCGCAGCTGGCTGGTGCAGGAGCCGTCCGAGGTCCTCATCGTGCTCGACGTCGAGGACACCGAGTGCGCGGCCCGGCTGGCGACCGTACGCAGCCCGCTGCTGAAGGTGATCCGCTACCGGCACTCCGGCAAGCGCTCGGCCCTGGGCGTCGGCATCCGGGCCGCCCGCGGCGAGATCATCGTCTTCGCCGACTCAGACACGGCCTGGAAGCCCGGCCTGCTCGACGCCGTGCAGATGCCGTTCGTCGACCCGCAGGTCGGCGCCGTCGGCACCCAGCAGAACGTCTACCAGCGCCGCACCAGCGTCTGGCGCCGGCTCGCGGACTGGCTGGTCAACCTGCGCTACAGCGACTACGTGCCGGCGATGGGCCGCAAGGGCGGGGTGATCTGCGTGTCCGGCCGGACCGCGGCGTACCGCCGGGCGGCGATCCTGCCGGTGGTGCAGAACCTGGAGAACGAGTTCTTCCTCGGCCGGCGCTGCGTCGCCGGCGACGACGGCCGGATGACCTGGCTGGTGCTCGCCTCCGGTTACAAGACGGTCCACCAGTCGAGCGCCCAGGCGCTGTCGATGTTCCCGGACTCGTTCCGGGCGTTCGTGAAGCAGCGGGTGCGCTGGAGCCGCAACTCCTACCGCTGCTACCTGACCGCGCTCTGGAAGGGCTGGCTCTGGCGGGCGCCGCGGATCAGCCAGCTGACCGTGCTGCAGATCCTGCTCACCCCGGTGACGATGGCGCTGACGCTGGCCTACCTGCTGTTCAGCCGGCTGCAGTTCACGCCGACCGGGATCGGCCTGGCCGTCGGCTGGATGCTGCTCGGCCGGGGCATCCGGGGCTACTCCCACCTGCGCAAGCACCCTGGAGAGATCATCCTGCTGCCGCTGACCGCGCTGATCGTGATCATGATCGCGCTGCCGATCAAGCTGTACGCGTTCGTCACCATGAACAAGCAGGGCTGGCTCACCCGCTCCTCCGACTCCGTCGGCGGCGAGGGCCAGACCGCGGGCACCCTCAACCAGCAGGGCCGCTTCGGCGCGCAACCGGAGGTGGCCTGATGAAGCACCGTTCCCACTCCGCGCCTCCGGCGCGGGAGACGGCGCCGGGAATTGCGGCGGCCGGGACTCCGGCGGCCGGGACTCCGGCGGCCGGGACTCCGGCGGCCGGAGCTGCGGCGGCCGGAACTGCGGCGGCCGGAACTGCGGCGGAGACGCCGGTGCGCAGGTTCCGGGTGCACAGGAGGCGGTCGAAGGTGCTGGCGCTGGCGGTCGCCGGCGGCACGCTGGCGGCGGCTGTCGTCGGGGTCGCGCTGGCCGGTCCGGGTGGGGCCGGCGCCGCTCCCGCGGCCGGGGCCGACGCCGAGTCGGCCAACCAGGCCGCGCTGGTGGCGGCGGAGGACCGGCGGCTGATCGAGATCCGCTCGGTCGCCGCGGTGGCGCCGCTGCGCGGCGGCACCGAGTACTCCAAGCCGTACCGGCTGACCACGGGGTCGGGCTACACCCTGGTGCTGACCTCGCGGTCGGCGCCGTACACGGTCAAGGACCTGCTCACGCTGGCGCCGCAGACGTTCGTCCGGCAGAGCGACGGGTCGTACCTGCTGCTGGAGAACCTCTACCTGAACGCCGGGGCGAAGCTCACGCTGTCCAACCCGGGCGGGCTCACGATCCGGATGGCCAGTGCCAGCACCGGCTACGTCTCGATCGTGTCCTTCGGCGGCGCGCTCGCCTTCGTCGGCACCGAGCAGCAGCCGGTCACGGTCACCAGCTGGGACCCGCGGACGAAGACGCCGGACACCACGGTCAAGGACGGGCGGGCGTACATCCGCTCGGTCGGCGGCCAGTTCCGGTCCGAGTACCTGCAGGCCTCGAACCTCGGGTTCTGGAGCGGCCGTACCGGCGGGGTCAGCCTCACCGGCACCGACCGCCCGGACACCGGCTCCACCGAGGGGCCGGAGTCCCACCAGACCAAGACCGAGCGGCACGCCGGCGCGGACAGCCGGGCCGAGGGCAACGCCGGGCCGGCCCAGCCGGACCAGACCCCGGCCGCGGGTGACGTCTACGCCCAGCCCTCGGGCAACCTGAGCACCCCGGACACCCGTTTCGGCACCGCGGACCAGTCGTTCGTGTCGGCGAAGATCAGCCACACGACGCTGTCCGGCAACGCGTACGGGTTGTTCATCTCCAGCGCGGACGGCATCGAGGTCAGCGACTCCGAGGTCGACCACAGCCTGATCGACGGCGTGATCCTGCACCGCTTCGCCTCGAACGGGATCC
The window above is part of the Mycobacteriales bacterium genome. Proteins encoded here:
- a CDS encoding cation diffusion facilitator family transporter, with protein sequence MAEDESTGTVITALVANLAIAVAKITAGLIGGSSAMLAEGAHSVADTTNQVFLLTSLRLSRKAPDDAHPFGYGKERFFWSLLAAVGIFVSGAVFSIYEGVHGLLSGESEVAGYLLSYGVLFVSFLAEGTSWLKAVRQLRGEAGQAGRGLLEHVRLSSDPTVKTVFSEDTAALVGLVLAAAGLALHQVTGQAFWDATAAIAIGVLLAVVAYVLGRDTKEMLIGESAPAPVREGIRAALAGHPEVERVVEVRTMLLGPESLLVAARLDMDDALGAADVEDRTDEIASDLQERFPQVREVYLDVTSRDGTQVAETAPDASSASSTTPRATR
- a CDS encoding aldo/keto reductase, with translation MEQRPVGRSGLVVSRLGLGTATWGRDTDPDDAAAQLVAFREAGGTLLDIGPWYVCEQAEPLIGRLLQDVVPRDELVLAVKSGGPIGPGAAARGLSRGGLLSALDNSMMRLGVDSVDLWQLHGWDERVPMEEVLSAVDVAVTSGRARYAGVSNLPGWRTAAAAAWQRAWPARAPLSATQVEYSLLERGVEREVLPACDWAGLGVLAYSPLGRGVLTGKYRHGVPSDSRAASPHLRDFVGHHLTDAAARIVEAVATAAEGLGTSPLAVSLAWVRDRAGVSSSILGARTVGQLSGSLAADATVLPAEIRHALDDVSATPFAYPER
- a CDS encoding DUF3090 domain-containing protein, which translates into the protein MPRQVHLFDRPARFVAGTVGQPGDRTFFLQASGSGRTVSVSLEKVQVSLLADRLEELLGEVQRRLGVAVAEAAAPGDDNEPLDTPVDEEFRVGAMGLAWDGDAELVVVEAQAAGDEPADESTILEDVEEGPDVLRVRITSAEARAFVERARRVVSAGRPPCPLCGLPLDANGHICPRQNGYRRASAA
- a CDS encoding uridine kinase, with amino-acid sequence MAEIARRVPAGRVRVGIDGRDGAGKTEFGDELGAALTALGRPVLRASGDGFHRPRAERYRRGRDSGLGYWLDAFDLSRFAGDLLVPFAAGEPVRTAVHDVRTDAALDLAPVLPAPGTVLVVDGMFLHRDELAAYWEFSVYLHVDLAVSLARLHARDGPPPTATDRYAEAQRIYAAACDPAARATLRLDNSDLAAPRVITPAE
- a CDS encoding MSMEG_4193 family putative phosphomutase, with the protein product MSTVLFVRHGLTAMTGPVLAGHTPGVHLDERGRAQAAAVAARLAPVPLAAVVTSPLERCAETAAAILSGRAVEARVEPRLAEVRYGDWTGRPLKELAKEPMWRVVQAHPSAAVFPGSEGEPLAAAQARAVAAVREWDARITAAAGPDAVWVACSHGDIIKSLLADALGLHLDLFQRIVVDPCSVSVVRYTETRPFVLRVNDTGGDVAALLPPPKKRRRKKASADAVVGGGAGPG
- a CDS encoding undecaprenyl-diphosphate phosphatase; its protein translation is MNLVSAVLFGVVEGLTEFLPVSSTGHLTILERLLGYQVDALDVTAFTAIIQTGAVLATLIYLRDEFRRIVFAIIRGLFRQGWRADPDWKFGWAVVLGSIPIGIAGLLFQDQIETTFRSLWFVGTALIIWSGPMLYADRTGSQKRHENDITWKDTLIVGLAQCLALVPGVSRSGATMTAGLLRGIDRVAVTRLSFMLSVPALTAAGVLQGVTAAGDISTGVGWPATAVATVVSFVVAYFSVAWLLRFVARHTYTSFIIYRVALGVVLLALLASGAVSAT
- a CDS encoding SCO1664 family protein; amino-acid sequence: MADDQPVTLDVSEALELLRTGEMSIEGRLVDASNTTLYCALTGDGVTTACVYKPVRGERPLWDFPDGTLAGREVAAYVVSTALGWNVVPPTILRDGPYGEGMVQLWMDGDETVDLTRLVRDDLPPLRRMVLFDAVVNNADRKGGHLIPMVGGHVYGVDHGVSFHQQDKLRTVLWSWAGDPLPEEAVDALSEFRALLEGTLDDGLSALLTRREVVAVRRRVDRLLRDRRYPEPSGDWPAIPWPPF
- a CDS encoding LLM class F420-dependent oxidoreductase, producing MRLGLNLGYWGGGNDEANLALAEEADRLGFAVVWAAEAWGSDVVSVLGYLAAKTGRVDIGSAVMQIPARTPAMTAMTAATLDALSGGRFRLGLGVSGPQVSEGWHGVRFDKPLGRTREYVEIVRKALRRETLAYDGEHYTLPLPDGPGKALKMIIHPIRADVPVYLAAVGPRNLELAGEIADGALLLFFAAERAADFLEPLKAGRPGHTLEDFDVVPTVPLSVGPDPERCADPVRGYAALYVGGMGSREKNFYNNIARRMGFEAQAREVQDLYLDRKHREAAVAVPYEFVDRTSLLGPEERIADRLVELAEAGVTTVSAAPYGETVEQRIDALRALVGAVERAGLA
- a CDS encoding glycosyltransferase, with the protein product MSTVQDVLSAVNRWFAETLGNGGWKEMMPLGIAGIVVWSLWIYRAVMSRFAKPVVNDFRTTTSVVVPSFREDPDILLRCLRSWLVQEPSEVLIVLDVEDTECAARLATVRSPLLKVIRYRHSGKRSALGVGIRAARGEIIVFADSDTAWKPGLLDAVQMPFVDPQVGAVGTQQNVYQRRTSVWRRLADWLVNLRYSDYVPAMGRKGGVICVSGRTAAYRRAAILPVVQNLENEFFLGRRCVAGDDGRMTWLVLASGYKTVHQSSAQALSMFPDSFRAFVKQRVRWSRNSYRCYLTALWKGWLWRAPRISQLTVLQILLTPVTMALTLAYLLFSRLQFTPTGIGLAVGWMLLGRGIRGYSHLRKHPGEIILLPLTALIVIMIALPIKLYAFVTMNKQGWLTRSSDSVGGEGQTAGTLNQQGRFGAQPEVA